The Desmodus rotundus isolate HL8 chromosome 2, HLdesRot8A.1, whole genome shotgun sequence region CCCCCGGGACGCAGCCGGGAGGAACAGCCGCTCGGACCGACAGAGACTCGACAGAGACTCGGCTGGGTGCTTGCAGCACGAGGACCACCGTGGACCACGGGGCCCCGCAGGCTCCCTGCACCGGGGCGGGGCAGGCCCCCTGCGCGCATTCTCGTGCGCATCACTGAGTCACTGGTGCGtccactctcctccccaggccGAAGACGCTTGGAAAGACGTTTCCCTCTACTTCTCCAGGGAGGAGTGGGCGGCGATGGGAGACGGGGAGAAAGGCCGGTACTGGAACCTGAAGAGGAACTTCGACGTGCTCGTCGGCCAAGGTAGTGCGCAGGCGCCGGGCGGAGGAGCCTGGTGACCTGAAGGGCTGCTGGGCCGGCTCCGGCTTGGCTGGGGCGGTCCCCTCCCTCGCCTGCGGCTCCTTCCTGTATCAACGCCGAAGGGGGAATTTGCTCCTTTGCGTCAGAGCAGGGCCGGCACTGACAGTGCAGCGCCCACTGCAACTTGTCGTAGACTCTCCCATCCTGTCGGTAGCCAGTCACACGGGCTTCCTGGGGCTCGTTCCTCCTCCAGGCTCTTTGCTTTCAGGACGAAGGTCTTGTCTCTTTGCAGGTCTCAGGGCCCCGCGACCAGCTTTCATGTGTCACCGCCCCCGCAGGCCTGCCGCTGAGCTCCAGGAGGAGGACCCTGAGGACTCTGATGAAGACCCTGCTCCAAGGCGGcaaggtgaggggcaggaggaacCAGAGCCGCCTGCCGACACGGACCTGTTTAGGTCAGGCTGCATCTCAGGACTTAACCAGGGAGCAGGTTCGCTTGTCCAGCGAACAAGCAAGATGCCAAACAGTGTGTCGCACAGTAAGGGGCTATTCGTGTAAACTATCAAGTGCTACATAATCACATGTATTTATAGATACAGTAATAAGCAGTAAATGTATAAGAACATACAAGTGAATAAGAAATAACTGATTCAGAATAGTTGTAATCGcaagagagggaggcaggtctGGCCGGTGAAGAGAGTTCCAACACCCGGCTGCCCACGGCCTGCATGGGGACAGACGGACACGGTATTAACCGTGGTGATTACGGCAGTTTGGGGGAGGCCCCGGGTAGGGAGGGTTGGTCACTGTATCTTTCCTGATGTCGGCCCTGGTGCCATTCTGTCCAGCATCACGAGTGCTCGCTTGGTAGGGTCAGTCCACTTCCATGGGTGTGGGGTTGAAACACAGCTGAAGTCAAGGTCTGATCTTTCACTTGACTGGGATTCTGCTTCTGTGGTCAGCAGACTGTTGGTGCTGACCGGAGTCTAATGATTAAGGAAGGGCGGGGACGGCCAGTAAGTGCCCGGGTGGGAGGGGACCAGAGAAAGGAGGCGAGGTGGCCGTGGTGCCGTAGCCCGGACAAGGCCAGTGTGAATGAAGAAAGCAGGACGGAGAAAGGGTTGTGTTAAAGACAGGGAGTTTCTGTGCAGTcacttttattacatttttgtcAGGAGAGGccaatttatttctaataaatgtGATAGATGCTGTATGAACATAGGATGAAGTGTGGATGGCactttgtctattttctttatctttctaatGAAATTAGTTGATGGCCCCAACAGAAGCCTAGGCCTTACGATACCTCAGAAAACCTTTTCCAATCACCCTGGATTGTTCTTGGACTGTTCTCATTCAGAATTCTGTGTCCCTGATAAGGATCTCCAGATTTTGGAAACATTTACCaaccaaaacactgatttctcaCCATCTTTCAGTGAAATCTTCTTGGGTGGCCTTCAGAAGGGAACGGAGTGAACCCCAGAAGGTGAGTATTTCCCAAATCCTGTTGACAAGAAAATTCCTCTCATGGATAGGAATGCAGGTAGGAGTAGGAAAATGCAGAAAGTATCCTGGGAacttctgccttcctttcctggtCCCTTCAACACATTGTCCGATATTATcatccatttttaaagattttatttattgatttgtttagaaagaggggaatggagggagaaagagagggcgagaaacatgagtaagttgcttcttgtatgcccccaactgggggacccagtccacaacccaggcgtgtgccctgaccgggaatggaactggtgaccttgcAGTCTGCAGGcagcgctcgatccactgagccacaccagccagggctcatcatcATCTTAATAGTTAACACCTATAGCAACAATGGTAACTATTTGTTTCATTCTCACAATATTTCAGACTTTAAGAATTCTACGTGAATAAACTCACTTAAACATTACAACAACCTGATGAGGTGCACACTATAACTATCACCATTTACGATGAGGAAAGTGAGCTTTCAGAGATACAGAAATGTTTGACTATATGTCTAAGATCTCAGTATCAGGGGTGGTGCAATCTAACCCACAGTGTCTTCTCTAAACCACTTACACACTCATTACAACGTTCAtggttttgccctggccagcgtgactcggttgggtgtcatcctgcaaagcgaaagatcaccggtttgattcctggtcagggcgcatgcctgggttgtgggccaggttcccggttggggtgcatgcgagaggcaagtggtcaatgattctctctcacgtcgatgtttctctccctctctttctccctcccttcccctctctaaagaaaataaaatcttttttaaaaattagaaaaataaactgtcaTAGTTTTCTAAAGTTTGCATTGTTTTATCAATATGTCATTACATCATTCATCTGACTGATGGTTTCAGCCGAAGTTCTTCTCTGCTGTGCTCCCGTGAGAGGTGCACTGAGACCCTCTGACTGAGGAAAGCATGCAGTGTGTAGGCAGTTTGCACAGTGGATGGTCCCAGATGAAGAAGAATGTAGAATGTCCAGGATCACAGCCTCCCGCTTTAATCAAAGAGCATCTCTAACCCCTGAGGAGCTTCAGGTTTGATGATTGGGAAACAACAAATAATAACATGACTTGAGGACTTCATGTAGGTTACACACTTTTCAATAGAAACTCGTCTGTCTGGAACTGATTTCAAATGCCGTTTCCTGTAAGGTGGCATAACAGCTTCTTTCCCTGAATTCTAATGAGGCCACTCTCATCCTGTTTAGAATCATTTCTTCAGCCTGCCTACCTCTgcactgtgagctctttgagaggCTGGTCCATACCTGAGACTTCTCAGAGGTCACAGGCCCAGATCAGGGCCCCCGAATGTTTGCCAAATGAATGATTTCACAATTATAAATTAAACTAGGAGATGATCAATGAACACGGAAGGTAATTtctgtgagatttgaaatatggAGAGAGCTGAGGGGTAAATTGATGGCAGGACTGTAACCTCACATTCATACTGTATCACACAATTCACAGAACGCTTCTCTGAACATTATTTCATGTTtactataacattaaaaattagctTGTTTTATAGATCATGAAACTGAAGACAACTAGCTACTGATACAGCCTTATCCAAACAGAATTGGTGGGAACCAGCTAATCTAAGTACAAATATTCTTTCCAAGGTATTGCAGATTTTACCACCATTTTATTTACTGCCTAGATATGTTTCTGCTAACgatttctttattctcttcccaATATCCTCCACTCTCAATATCACAGAGACAGTTGAAAGAAAAGAGCCATAAGGCATGAGTTCTAATCTTGGATTCACTACCCACATTGGCCCTATCCCCTCTAATGTTCATACTCCATAGGTATTTCCAAGGGTTGAAGTATTAAAGACATGCATATAAAATGTATCACaggccttaaaaaattaaatacatgctATCTTTTAATATGTGACTCTTATGTTGAAGGCAACATCCAGGGTGCCATTAAGCAGTGAATACAGTTTGAAGGAATTGTCAGGAACAGCAAATTTGATGACTGCAAGTGACTCAGAGCAGGCCCAGAATCCAGCGTCCCCTCCTGGAGAAGCGTGTGCCTTTGGACGGCACACTAGACAAAAATCAGGTAAGAGAACATAGTTTGGAAACGTTAGTTCCTCTCAGTCCTACAGAAGGGCTGATAACTATGGCCTGGGTCTGTGGGGCGGACTTTGGATGGACTCGGATTCAAGCTGGGCTGAGCTGAGGCTGAAGTTAGCACTGGAGCTGTGGGCAAATCCTGTAAATGCTCCGAGCTCCTGAATGCTACTGTGTAAAGTGAAGAGAAGGAGACATCGCTCGTGTATTGTTTGAAAGGTtaagttacatttaaaacaagTGACACGTGCAAGTTGTCCAACAAATGCATCTGTGATCCTAGCAGCCACACTTTATTGGTGTTGGGTGCCCAGGCCTTTGCTCAAGGCCTAACACATAATGTGCATTCCATAAATACTTTATGAATGGTTACAGGTTGGCAAGTTACACAGGGTAATGGGAAGATCTAGGAACTAAAACTGCATCAGTCATCTGTAGTTGGTGTGGAGTCTTAGTCTTCTGAACCAatagttaataataaaataccGGAGTATGCAAAAGGACAGGTAATAATTTGATGGGAGGAGATTGTGTGTTATATGACAAAATGGGAACTAACACTCCACACCCCACCAACCTCACTCACCTGGACTTCTCCAACTTAGAACTCAGGAGAGAGGAGATTGAAGTGAAGATGTACAGCCTACGAGAAGAGATCGGCGAGCCCCAGGATGATGACTACCTCTGTAAGTGACCCTCACTGAGAAGCGTGTTATAATACAGTAATTTCATCCAGTCCTTTGGTCCCCAAATCATTCCCTCCCTCTAGTGACCTGGATGGAGTACAGCATTGAGTCTCAGTGATGTCAGTGCCGGACGCCCTCTGAAGCTCTTTGTGTCCAGGAACACGCGCTGTACCTTCCCTAACCCCTGTTGCTCTTGCCTCCAGATTGTCAGAAGTGTCAGAACTTCTTCATCGACAGCTGTGCTGTGCATGGGCCCCCTGCATTTGTAAAGGACAGTGCAGCGGACAAGGGGCATCCCAACCGCTcggccctcaccctgccccctggtTTGAGAATCGGGCCATCGGGCATCCCTGAGGCTGGGCTTGGAGTGTGGAATGAGGCAGCTGATTTGCCAGTGGGTCTGCACTTTGGCCCTTATGAAGGACACATCACAGAAGATGAAGAGGCAGCCAAGAGCAGATACTCCTGGCTGGTAAGAAGTATTTGCCTCTTCCACTATCCTCTGGCTTCCCACATTCCTTCTGAGGCCTGGAGGGACCTCACCTCCTACATGCTAGACATGGAGGGACAACATGGTTAGCTGTGTGTACTGAAGGGACTTCACATGAACACAGAGCTCCTGTTTAAGGATCAGAGCGTAAGTGGGAGCAAAGTGGTGCAGACACAAAGGAGTGGCTCCTCCCTTGTGGGGCTCCTGCTCTGATTGGACAGCCAGACTCAGATGTGTAGATGATGAGTAAGGAAAATATCGTGTGGTCACCACTGGCAGTGGAATCCCCATGCAGGCTGCAAGAGCTTTGATGACAGTGGAGTAAAATAATTCCTCTGACTATTACCtccacatgaaaaaaataaaaggtctttaacttcttttctgaaatgcAGATCGCCAAGGGGAGAAACTGCTATGAGTATGTGGATGGAAAGGACAAATCCTGGGCCAACTGGATGAGGTGAGGTCAACGGGTCTCTGGGTGCCAGAGGGGACTCATCCCCCACAAGCCCATATGGCTTTCCCTCTCATCATGCCTCGCTCAGCGGTCTCCCTtaatcctttttcctctttttctccatacagtgttctttcatttcagggaacatttaggaaaaaagtacAGCATATGTCCTCAAAATGTAAAACTCTCTGCTAGACACAGTCTGGGCACTGGAAAGGACCTTGAACAGCCTAGATTCACCAGGGACACTGGATTACACTTTAATGTATCAAATGAGCATTAATTAAGCACTCACTATATTCCAGGTTAGATGAAGGAATACATTACTTGAACAGGTCACACAACCCATGTCCTTATGGAGGACTTACTGCAGACAGACATAAAAACAATtgcttttagaaacatttaactATAATTTCCAAGAAGTGCACAGTGTCAAGATAGCACAAACCAAGGACGGCCCAAACCTGGGGGGAAGCAAACCGTCCCAGCCTCACTTCTAACTAGAGCTGGGCTCTGAGGCCTGCAGAGGAGTGGTCACGGGCCCCTTTCCTGAGAGGGGCTCTCTTATCAGGGATAACAGAATGGGAATCAACTactattgttctgttttattttactaagACAAAAAGACCTCCAATTTTCTATGATAACCTTGGGGAGGCAAGTGAACGGTACCCTAAATAAAGTGTAGGGGGGTTGGAGAAAGGCCTCTCAAGAGAAAACACGTGGGCTGAGTACTGACTAATTAGTGAGCTAATTTAGAAGTAGGCCCTATATCAAGCACCAGGTTCTGTGGTGTGAGACAACTTGATTTAGAGTTTGGAGAAGCCAGAGATCACTGGATATTATGGCCAGTCAGGGTGGAGGTTAAGTCTGGAACTGGGTTTTACAAAATGGTATTAGGCAGCATTAGCACTGCAAGCAGGACTTGGAGGTAGGAGTTCACATGACACCCTGACAGACGCTCAGACGCTGAACAGAAGGTCCCCAGGGGCAGTAGGGGCTGTGAGCGACACCAGAGCCTGAGGGCCGCAAGAGTCAGTGAGGAGATGGACATGGACTTTGCTTTGCTGGTGGGGATGGTGCGGTGTGGCAGGTGGTCTGGGAAGGGCTTTTCAGGTAGTGGGAATGCATTgctgtgcttttctttcccttcatctgCCTCAATCCCAGGTATGTCAACTGCGCCCGGGATGATGAAGAGCAAAACCTGGTGGCCTTTCAATACCACAGGCAGATTTTCTACCGAACCTGCCGGGTCGTCAGGCCAGGCTGTGAGCTGCTGGTCTGGTACGGGGACGAGTatggccaggagctgggcagcAAGTGGGGCAGCAAGTGGAAGACAGAGCTTGCGGCCGGAAGAGGTAGGCACCACTGTtcttcaaaacagaaagagaagagagaattctCCATAGAAATATTCATGATCCAACTCCTAAGTAGAGTAAAATCCACTCTAAAGTCAGTAAAGTTTCCAATCAGATGCTTCAGAAATTCACAATTCATATGCCTTTGACTCTTAggcaaaatgtttatattttttctttttaaaatatttcatgcccAAAATACACAAATGCATATAGTGCTGACAGACTGAgaggcaaaaaaaggaaaaaaaagttttcaagcaCTGACCAGCTCTCACCAAAGCAGTTTTTCTGACACTTTTATAGctgtttcttattaattttcctccatacttctaaataaaacattttttacaggcattcattattttttaaagattgccctggctggtgttgctcagtggattgagtgctggactgtgaaccaacaGTCaccggcacatgcctgggtttcgggccaggtccccagtaggggcacgcgagaggcaaccacacattgatgtttctctccctctcttttcacctcccttcccctttctcaaaataaataaataaataaataaaatctattttttaaatgatttacttttacagcgagtggaaaggagggagacaaacatcaatgtgtaagggaaacattaatcagtggtttctcacacacccccaactggctCACAACCCTGGCATTTgtccggactgggaatcgaacttgtagcctttcagtttgtgggacaacacccaacccaccgagccacatcATTCAGGCAGGGCACATTCGTCCGTCATTTCAGTGAATTGTCAGGTGAGATCCTACTCTGGCGCACAGGGTCCTGGGACCAGGAAGTACAGCTTAACATGAGGACAAGAATCACTGCTCTGGAGGGGCTGACGTGTGGAGGAGGGAAGCCCAGACACAGGTGTTTGCATGTACATAACACTGCACAGTGGTTAGTGCTTTGGAGAAAAATCATCCAGGATGAGAGCCTAGGGATCAGTGTGAGGGGAGGTGCAGTGTGGCAGATGGTCCCAGAAGGGATCTCTCAAAGGGAGATAACATTTACAACAATACCTGCGGGCAAagggtcccaggcagagggagccgctagtgcagggaagaaaagaggtgggGCCTTGAATGTGCTGAGGGTCACTCGGGTCTCCTGTTAGCACAGAGGGTAGGAACGGAGATCAGACAGATGCTCCGCAGCCCGGAAATGCAGCGCCGATGATCCGAGTTGAGACACTGGGGACTCTCCTGAGTGAAAGCGTGCAGTCGTCAGCTGCAGAGTGCTGTGTTCTCTGTTCTGATTGtgctttgttaatttttagaaaataaactccagTGGGGAATCCCCTCAGATTGCTTCATCTCCAAGTGAGAGAGCGTGGCGGTGGGTCAGAGAGGAACAGGAGTCGGGCGTGGAAGAAGTGTGGttggagaaatattttgaaacgACTTCTCGGTGTATTTGAAATGGGCTAACACCGAATGAAATGAAGCATAAATGTCTGGTGTGAGGCTGgaggaagaaatttttttaaagattttatttatttatttttagagaggaagagggagaaagagagggaaacatcagtgtgtggttgcctctcgcacgctccctactggggacctggcccacaacttaggcaggtgccctgactgcaaATCGAACGTGCGACTCTTTgcttagcaggctggcactcaacccactgagacacacaagCAAGGTCAGggaggacattttattttactgtttaggAAAGCAGAGAAGCAATTCCTAGTTGGAGCCTGTGGTTTGCTCTTTAACACGACCTAGAAGATGCCTATAGAAGGGAAAGGTCACTGCAGTCCCATCCGCACAGGGAGTGAAATGGCCTCTCGTGCTCCTCAAAAGCCCCTACTCTGGGCAATATTAGAACAGACCCTCCTGATGGGGGCTTTCTGGATTTCTGAAGAAGGTGCACTGcacaaaactaaaaaggaaaataggctgCGAGTGGACGCTTTGTGGGAGACGGAGCTTGTGTTGTCACCACAGTAAGAAAGACTCACGGGGCAGGTCTCACCAGCAGCCAAGTCGTGCAGCCCAGGCATTCTCGTCAACATCTGCCCTGACCAAACCTTTCTCTTTCAGCAGAACCAAAGCCAGAGGTCCACCTgtgtccctcctgccctctggcctTCTCCAGTCAGAAGTTCCTCAGCCAACACGTGAAACACAGCCACCCCTCTCAGAGTCTCCTGGGAACATCTGCAAGAAAACACCTCCAAGCAGAGGAACCCTGCCCAGAGGATCAGAATCAGCAGCACCAACATACTACTACACACAGCTGGAATGATAAAGCTGAAGGTCCAGAGGTCAAAAAAAGGTCCAAACCTTTGCTTAAAAGGATCAGTCAGAGGAGAATCTCAAGACCCCTTTTCCAGCCTTCCAAAGAACAAATGAGCTCCAGCAAGCATGAGAGAATGATGGAGGAAGAGCCCCGTAGAGGCCAGAAAGAGAGTCCAGAGGACACAGGCAAGTTGTTTGTGAAAGTAGGAATGTCAAGAACTGTAACGACCGAGCATGGAGGGTGTTCGCAAGGCTTCAATGATGGGTCACATCTCATTAGaggccagaggacacactcaggggagaagccccatGTTTGCAgtgagtgtgggcgaggctttacctggaagtcacatctcatcaaacatcagaggacacactcaggggagaagccctatgtttgcagggagtgtggacgaggctttacacagaagtcacatctcatcacacaccagaggatacactcaggggagaagccctatgtttgcagggagtgtgggcgagcaTTTTCCTGGAAGTCAAATCTCATCAAAcatcagaggacacactcaggggagaagccctatgtttgcagggagtgtgggcgaggctttacacgcaagtcatatctcatcacacaccagaggacacactcaggggagaagccctatgtttgcagggagtgtgggcgaggctttacacacaagtcagttctcatcacacaccagaggacacactcaggagagaagccctatgtttgtaGGGAGTGTGGGCGAAACTTTACACGcaagtcacatctcatcacacaccagaggacacactcaggggagaagccctatgtttgcagggagtgtgggcgaggctttacatgTAAGTCAGATCTCATCAAAcatcagaggacacactcaggggagaagccctatgtttgcagggagtgtgggcgaggctttacatgCAAGTCATAtttc contains the following coding sequences:
- the LOC112308324 gene encoding histone-lysine N-methyltransferase PRDM9-like → MSPDGGPQERPEGEAGRTGRKPQAEDAWKDVSLYFSREEWAAMGDGEKGRYWNLKRNFDVLVGQGLRAPRPAFMCHRPRRPAAELQEEDPEDSDEDPAPRRQVKSSWVAFRRERSEPQKATSRVPLSSEYSLKELSGTANLMTASDSEQAQNPASPPGEACAFGRHTRQKSELRREEIEVKMYSLREEIGEPQDDDYLYCQKCQNFFIDSCAVHGPPAFVKDSAADKGHPNRSALTLPPGLRIGPSGIPEAGLGVWNEAADLPVGLHFGPYEGHITEDEEAAKSRYSWLIAKGRNCYEYVDGKDKSWANWMRYVNCARDDEEQNLVAFQYHRQIFYRTCRVVRPGCELLVWYGDEYGQELGSKWGSKWKTELAAGRAEPKPEVHLCPSCPLAFSSQKFLSQHVKHSHPSQSLLGTSARKHLQAEEPCPEDQNQQHQHTTTHSWNDKAEGPEVKKRSKPLLKRISQRRISRPLFQPSKEQMSSSKHERMMEEEPRRGQKESPEDTGKLFVKVGMSRTVTTEHGGCSQGFNDGSHLIRGQRTHSGEKPHVCSECGRGFTWKSHLIKHQRTHSGEKPYVCRECGRGFTQKSHLITHQRIHSGEKPYVCRECGRAFSWKSNLIKHQRTHSGEKPYVCRECGRGFTRKSYLITHQRTHSGEKPYVCRECGRGFTHKSVLITHQRTHSGEKPYVCRECGRNFTRKSHLITHQRTHSGEKPYVCRECGRGFTCKSDLIKHQRTHSGEKPYVCRECGRGFTCKSYFITHQRTHSGEKPYVCRECGRGFTQKSHLITHQRTHSGEKPYVCRECGRGFTQKSHLITHQRTHSGEKPYVCRECGRGFTRKSHLVTHQRTHSGEKPYVCRECGRGFTWKSDLITHLRTHSGEKPYVCRECGRGFTQKSVLIRHQRTHSGEKPYVCRECGRGFTRKSYLITHQRIHSGEKPYVCRECGRGFTCKSDLITHQRIHSGEKPYVCRECGRGFTCKSDLIKHQRTHSGEKPYACRECGRGFTQKSYLITHQRTHSGEKPYVCRACGRGFTRKSYLITHQRTHSGEKPYVCSECGRGFTRKSRLVTHQRTHSGKPYVFKWTE